One window of Corynebacterium doosanense CAU 212 = DSM 45436 genomic DNA carries:
- a CDS encoding SRPBCC domain-containing protein, which translates to MTDFSYPVIAYNTSAERAFAAITQRSDMDVYLGGTGPQSTWSPGDKVLWKSMPGDEFDDLDQEVLAVSAPSTLEFTWHTMGTVFDDATPEEDEERTVVRYDIEELDMPGAVKITLTHSGFQSEQSRMYQGISQGWVMILCSLKTFLESEMARSSDDSR; encoded by the coding sequence ATGACCGACTTCAGCTATCCCGTCATCGCCTACAACACCTCGGCCGAGAGGGCCTTCGCCGCGATCACGCAGCGCAGCGACATGGACGTCTACCTCGGTGGCACGGGCCCGCAGTCGACCTGGTCGCCCGGCGACAAGGTCCTGTGGAAGTCCATGCCCGGCGACGAATTCGACGATCTGGACCAGGAGGTGCTGGCAGTCTCCGCCCCCTCGACCCTCGAGTTCACCTGGCACACGATGGGCACAGTCTTCGACGACGCCACCCCGGAGGAGGACGAGGAGCGGACGGTCGTGCGTTACGACATCGAGGAGCTGGACATGCCCGGCGCGGTGAAGATCACGCTGACCCATTCGGGTTTCCAGTCCGAGCAGTCCCGGATGTACCAGGGGATCTCGCAGGGCTGGGTGATGATCCTGTGCTCGCTGAAGACGTTCCTGGAGTCGGAAATGGCCCGGTCCAGCGACGATTCCCGTTGA